The following coding sequences lie in one Halorhabdus rudnickae genomic window:
- a CDS encoding tyrosine-type recombinase/integrase, with amino-acid sequence MTRQITTERAVERYLNERRADISESTYYNHSSLLSQFIEWCESEGLDTVNELDGFHISDFKLYRRDEDNINSVTLYNQMTVLRVFLRWCESRDLVEGLAENILMPVPEDDSRNTMIDSETAAQILQFLQKYEYGTLKHVVFSLLWDTGFRIGSLRAIDLGDYNPEEQYIEVRHRPESETPLKNKYGAEREINLHEWVCNVLDDYIGMHRHDVTDDHGREPLITTKQGRPVHSNIRGHINSVTRPCVYVDQCPHDRSPDSCEAAQRRDTAQRCPDSVPPHAIRRSAITAWLNDGHTKELLSDRMNVSVKTLEKHYDARTESEKRELRREEFGME; translated from the coding sequence ATGACTCGACAAATCACAACCGAACGCGCAGTCGAACGGTATCTGAACGAACGGCGAGCAGACATATCCGAGTCTACCTACTACAACCACTCGTCCCTGCTATCACAATTCATCGAGTGGTGTGAGAGCGAAGGTCTGGACACTGTCAACGAACTCGATGGCTTCCACATCTCCGACTTCAAGCTCTACCGACGAGACGAGGACAATATCAACAGCGTCACGCTGTACAACCAGATGACCGTCCTTCGGGTATTCCTTCGATGGTGTGAATCCCGAGATCTGGTCGAAGGGCTTGCTGAGAACATCTTGATGCCCGTTCCCGAGGATGACTCTCGGAACACGATGATTGATTCGGAAACGGCGGCACAGATCCTTCAGTTCCTCCAGAAGTACGAATACGGAACGCTGAAGCACGTCGTTTTCTCCCTCTTGTGGGACACCGGATTCCGCATCGGATCGCTTCGAGCAATAGACCTCGGCGACTACAACCCAGAGGAACAGTACATTGAGGTGCGCCATCGTCCAGAATCAGAAACACCGCTCAAGAACAAATACGGAGCAGAGCGTGAGATCAACCTCCACGAGTGGGTGTGCAACGTGCTTGACGACTACATTGGGATGCATAGACATGATGTGACTGACGACCACGGACGAGAACCGTTGATAACAACGAAGCAGGGCCGTCCGGTTCACTCGAATATCCGCGGCCATATTAACTCAGTAACCCGTCCGTGCGTGTACGTGGATCAGTGCCCTCACGATAGAAGTCCAGACAGTTGCGAAGCGGCCCAACGACGTGACACCGCTCAACGATGCCCTGACTCAGTCCCACCTCACGCGATCCGGAGATCTGCGATTACGGCGTGGCTCAACGACGGCCACACGAAGGAACTCCTCTCCGACAGGATGAACGTCTCCGTGAAGACACTGGAGAAGCACTACGACGCCCGGACGGAGAGTGAGAAGCGGGAACTACGGCGTGAGGAGTTCGGTATGGAATAG
- a CDS encoding DNA-methyltransferase — translation MVEKDELVDFIPDSCSHLLDKNNQELRTEIPELARDWEKMIEIENTIYRLPTNHSFINSDSRELNDIEDGSVDLVVTSPPYFNIKNYNDENGQLGLIDEYETFIDELEDVWEECYDKLIPGGRMCVVVGDVLQSRREAGRHRALPLHSSIQEQCKSVGFDNLAPIIWAKIGNAALEAGGNARFLGKPYEPGAVIKNDIEYILLFRKPGKYRSPSTAERVLSTIQVDDHNQFFRQIWTDIQGEKSGNHPAPYPEELAERLIRMYSFVGDTVMDPFAGIGTTTIAASRNGRDSISLEVDEEYLEMAKDRLEDLKPQQRIS, via the coding sequence ATGGTCGAAAAAGATGAGTTAGTGGATTTTATCCCAGACTCTTGTAGTCATCTTTTGGACAAAAATAACCAAGAATTGAGGACAGAGATTCCTGAATTGGCTAGAGATTGGGAGAAAATGATAGAAATAGAAAATACCATCTATAGACTGCCGACAAATCATTCATTCATTAATTCAGATTCGAGAGAGTTAAATGATATCGAAGATGGTTCTGTAGATCTAGTTGTCACAAGCCCGCCTTATTTCAATATTAAAAACTATAATGATGAAAATGGGCAGTTGGGGTTGATCGATGAATATGAAACATTCATCGATGAGCTTGAGGATGTCTGGGAAGAGTGTTATGATAAGTTAATTCCTGGAGGTAGAATGTGCGTAGTCGTGGGAGATGTACTCCAGTCACGACGGGAAGCAGGCCGTCACAGAGCACTACCGTTGCATTCCTCAATTCAGGAACAATGCAAAAGTGTCGGATTTGACAACCTAGCGCCAATAATTTGGGCAAAAATCGGGAATGCGGCATTAGAAGCAGGAGGGAATGCCAGATTCCTAGGAAAGCCCTACGAACCAGGAGCAGTAATAAAAAATGATATAGAGTATATTCTGTTATTCCGTAAGCCGGGAAAATACCGTTCACCATCTACCGCCGAACGAGTTCTCTCCACAATTCAGGTCGATGACCACAATCAGTTCTTTCGACAGATATGGACGGATATTCAAGGGGAGAAATCAGGAAATCATCCTGCCCCATATCCGGAAGAACTAGCAGAGCGTCTAATTAGAATGTATTCCTTTGTTGGCGATACTGTGATGGACCCCTTTGCTGGTATTGGGACAACCACAATTGCGGCATCAAGAAATGGACGAGATTCAATAAGTTTGGAAGTTGATGAGGAGTACTTAGAGATGGCCAAAGACCGGCTTGAGGATTTGAAGCCACAGCAAAGAATATCTTGA
- a CDS encoding ParB/RepB/Spo0J family partition protein, with translation MEVQQIDPNELEIDPVNERKENIGPDKDDNSLEESIREQGVIQPPVARLEGENYKIVVGQRRTLAAQNVGVESIPVIIMDWDDSDALAASVTENVDAFRKSVSRTDRAAAVQRLMEVNDWNANDVAEELGVNPSTVREWLERTNPEWEDTVVHVNGADEAPDEIRESVDEVDDKQLASIRANTESKEEREEIVKTLSQSDLSQRDVLEATKQARRDEETDLKEVIKEMNSQKSDSEGEIRVRTRVTFTGNQADGLKDAAKDLGTSEEEVVRNAIQEYLKSNGYV, from the coding sequence ATGGAAGTACAGCAAATTGATCCAAATGAATTAGAGATCGATCCTGTAAACGAAAGGAAGGAAAATATCGGGCCCGATAAAGATGATAATTCACTGGAAGAAAGCATTCGAGAGCAAGGCGTAATCCAGCCCCCTGTTGCACGTCTGGAAGGTGAAAATTATAAAATCGTAGTTGGTCAACGACGAACACTTGCCGCACAGAATGTCGGTGTGGAATCGATTCCAGTGATCATTATGGACTGGGATGATTCGGACGCTCTCGCGGCAAGTGTAACAGAGAACGTTGACGCTTTCCGAAAATCTGTATCGAGGACAGACCGTGCTGCGGCAGTCCAAAGATTGATGGAAGTGAACGATTGGAATGCAAATGACGTTGCTGAGGAATTAGGAGTTAATCCTAGCACCGTACGGGAATGGCTGGAACGCACAAACCCTGAGTGGGAAGACACTGTTGTCCATGTTAATGGAGCAGATGAAGCTCCAGACGAAATTCGCGAATCAGTCGATGAGGTCGATGACAAACAGTTAGCGAGTATTCGCGCAAATACTGAGTCAAAAGAAGAGCGAGAAGAGATTGTTAAAACGCTGTCGCAATCTGACCTTAGTCAGCGTGATGTGCTTGAGGCAACAAAGCAGGCACGTCGTGATGAGGAGACGGATTTGAAAGAAGTCATCAAGGAGATGAATAGTCAGAAATCGGACAGTGAGGGTGAAATTAGGGTCCGCACAAGGGTCACGTTTACTGGAAATCAAGCTGACGGACTGAAAGACGCTGCGAAGGATCTAGGAACATCTGAAGAGGAGGTAGTTCGAAACGCCATTCAAGAATATCTTAAGTCGAATGGATACGTGTAG
- a CDS encoding ParB/RepB/Spo0J family partition protein — MNDLGSKKFDPDELVIDPVNERVSNTGFHSEQDEAFLKSIRENGVLNPIVVREVDGEYRVVAGQRRTLAAQQVGLDEIRANIRDLDDKEARLLSITENADEYQKDVPPGDRAKTIKKLIDDGVDISQIARQMGCSQPTVERWLEPARDYWEDTEFEPDPDQEEEEEEESLLDELSLTSMRLIREATDGSDQAEKIAKKIIKNNVKVELVREAHSVADTPIEFGEEISKIIEKLNSNVQTINEKITFSGDEAEKLDEVMKDRGVHEREAIKMLVRERLKKISSSKDGELIEFHLPKGPSEKAKELTSGSDVSVNVLCRKIVEDRLN; from the coding sequence ATGAACGATTTAGGTAGCAAAAAATTCGATCCAGATGAACTGGTTATTGATCCAGTAAATGAACGGGTATCAAATACAGGCTTTCATTCAGAACAAGATGAAGCTTTTCTGAAAAGCATAAGGGAGAATGGAGTACTTAATCCTATTGTAGTTCGTGAAGTTGATGGAGAATATCGGGTAGTAGCCGGACAAAGACGAACGTTAGCGGCACAACAGGTAGGTCTCGATGAAATAAGAGCAAATATTCGAGATCTGGATGATAAAGAAGCTAGGCTTTTGTCAATTACAGAAAATGCGGACGAATATCAAAAGGATGTGCCACCTGGTGATCGGGCTAAAACCATTAAAAAACTTATAGATGATGGGGTCGATATCTCTCAAATAGCTCGTCAAATGGGTTGCTCTCAGCCAACAGTCGAAAGATGGCTCGAACCTGCTCGCGACTATTGGGAAGATACAGAGTTCGAACCGGACCCAGATCAGGAGGAGGAGGAGGAGGAGGAGTCTCTACTTGACGAGCTTTCTTTAACTTCAATGCGGTTGATCAGGGAAGCAACTGATGGTAGCGATCAAGCCGAGAAAATTGCAAAGAAGATTATCAAAAACAATGTAAAAGTAGAGTTAGTGAGAGAAGCACATTCTGTTGCAGACACCCCTATTGAATTTGGAGAAGAAATATCAAAAATAATTGAAAAACTAAATTCAAATGTCCAAACAATCAACGAGAAGATTACTTTTTCGGGCGATGAGGCTGAGAAGCTTGATGAGGTCATGAAAGACAGAGGTGTGCACGAAAGAGAAGCTATCAAAATGTTGGTCAGAGAACGATTGAAAAAAATCTCAAGCTCCAAAGATGGCGAACTCATCGAATTCCATTTACCGAAGGGACCCTCCGAAAAGGCCAAAGAGTTGACTTCTGGGAGCGATGTCTCAGTAAATGTTCTATGCCGGAAGATTGTTGAAGATCGGCTAAATTAA
- a CDS encoding IS6 family transposase, with translation MPENARLSGSIDQIDLEFVEREATPRFLMKLSIQLHLAGLSLSNTVSILEVFGVQRARSTVHNWVHKADLQPETGRSPDHVAVDETVIRLDNERYWLYAAVDPDTNELLHTTLEPTTNSALAHAFFRELREKHDLDDAMFLIDGSHSLKDACNRHGLDFRYERAGNRNSVERVFREVKRRTSSFSNCFSHAAAETADDWLRSFAFAWNQLI, from the coding sequence ATGCCCGAAAACGCACGCCTCAGCGGTAGTATCGACCAGATCGACTTAGAGTTTGTGGAGCGAGAAGCGACACCGCGATTTTTGATGAAGCTCAGTATTCAGTTGCATCTTGCTGGACTATCGCTTTCGAATACTGTTTCAATTCTTGAGGTATTCGGTGTCCAACGCGCTCGTTCAACCGTCCACAACTGGGTTCACAAGGCCGATCTACAGCCCGAAACTGGACGGAGCCCGGATCACGTTGCGGTTGACGAAACCGTGATCCGACTCGACAACGAGCGATACTGGCTGTACGCTGCCGTCGATCCCGATACAAACGAATTGCTCCATACAACGCTTGAACCAACTACAAATTCAGCTCTTGCTCACGCGTTCTTTCGCGAACTCCGCGAGAAACACGATCTTGACGACGCGATGTTTCTCATCGATGGGTCGCACTCCTTGAAAGACGCTTGCAACCGACACGGCCTCGATTTCAGATACGAACGCGCTGGAAATCGGAACAGCGTCGAACGTGTCTTTCGTGAGGTAAAACGTAGAACATCTTCGTTTTCAAACTGTTTCAGTCACGCCGCTGCGGAAACAGCTGACGACTGGCTCAGATCTTTCGCATTTGCATGGAACCAGCTTATCTGA
- a CDS encoding ABC transporter ATP-binding protein, which produces MGGPVVQVADLRKGYGDVQALRGVSFTVEPGEIYGLVGPNGAGKTTTLRTLSTLLTVGSGDVSVFGADVESEPNAVRKRIRYLPEDAGAYDNLTGRQYLAFIADFYGDDPDALVERGIEIADLDERIDSKTSEYSKGMTRKLLLASTIMTEPDLAILDEPTSGLDVENARAIREIVKEFPGTDRGVLLSSHNMLEVEYLCDRIGLLNEGEIVAEGAPGELVERYGVENLEEAFLEAVA; this is translated from the coding sequence ATGGGTGGACCAGTGGTGCAGGTCGCCGACCTGAGAAAGGGATACGGTGACGTACAGGCCCTCCGCGGCGTGTCGTTCACGGTCGAGCCGGGAGAGATATACGGACTCGTCGGCCCGAACGGCGCGGGCAAGACCACGACCCTCCGGACGCTGTCGACACTGTTGACCGTCGGTAGTGGCGACGTGAGTGTCTTCGGTGCCGACGTCGAGAGCGAGCCCAACGCGGTGCGCAAACGCATCCGCTATCTCCCCGAAGACGCCGGTGCGTACGACAATCTCACCGGCCGGCAGTACCTGGCGTTCATCGCAGACTTCTACGGCGACGATCCCGACGCACTCGTCGAACGCGGGATCGAGATCGCCGATCTGGACGAGCGCATCGACAGCAAGACCAGCGAGTACTCCAAGGGGATGACCCGGAAGCTCCTGCTTGCGAGTACGATCATGACCGAACCCGATCTGGCGATTTTAGACGAGCCGACCTCCGGACTGGACGTCGAGAACGCCCGAGCGATCCGGGAGATCGTCAAGGAGTTCCCCGGGACTGACCGGGGCGTGTTGCTGTCCAGCCACAACATGCTCGAAGTCGAGTATCTCTGCGACCGGATCGGGTTGCTCAACGAGGGGGAGATCGTCGCCGAGGGGGCGCCCGGCGAACTGGTCGAGCGGTACGGCGTCGAGAACCTCGAAGAGGCATTTCTGGAGGCGGTCGCATGA
- a CDS encoding ABC transporter permease, producing MNHFWRLVWKETRELLRPRYLLPILMIPIIFLALGQGMGGIDDATDGQPTIGIINQDDGEYGELVNNTLTRNASVVYYAESGDPASAVETVSDRGGEALIVIPDGFTERIRDRTAGSVGVHSVVRSLSLSGITSSAQIDSRIQRAGTVLTLNVTGTTPAMLEPIRPEYTTYLEERTVETSPGALSGSFATQFIFIPVVIMFVIIFSGQMVINSMGAEKENKTLETLLTMPVRRSTIVAAKLIGSASIGLLGAALYTVSIYYYQSSFTNGAASAALSLGLVDYAIVGVSLFLSLVGVLALALILGIFASDRQGAQMLLFPISILAVVPMFATMFTDVAQLSLPIRVILLAIPFTHPAIAPKRLLLDDTTMVFGGIVYEAIFAAGMIWLAIRVFNSDRLITGSSGRLGRLLGRLQS from the coding sequence ATGAATCACTTCTGGCGACTGGTCTGGAAGGAGACCCGCGAGTTACTCCGCCCGCGGTATCTCCTGCCGATCCTGATGATCCCGATCATCTTCCTCGCACTGGGACAGGGGATGGGCGGTATCGACGACGCGACCGACGGCCAACCGACGATCGGGATCATCAACCAGGACGACGGCGAGTACGGCGAGTTGGTCAACAATACCCTCACACGGAACGCGTCGGTCGTCTACTACGCCGAGTCCGGCGACCCCGCGAGTGCCGTCGAGACGGTTTCCGACCGCGGGGGAGAGGCCCTGATCGTCATCCCCGACGGCTTCACCGAACGCATCCGCGATCGGACGGCCGGCAGCGTCGGCGTCCACTCGGTCGTGCGCTCGCTCAGCCTCTCGGGGATCACCTCCTCGGCACAGATCGATAGCCGGATCCAGCGGGCGGGCACCGTCCTCACGCTGAACGTCACAGGGACGACGCCGGCGATGCTCGAACCGATCCGGCCGGAATACACTACCTACCTCGAAGAGCGGACTGTCGAGACCTCGCCCGGTGCCCTCTCGGGATCGTTCGCCACGCAGTTCATCTTCATTCCCGTGGTGATCATGTTCGTCATCATCTTCTCCGGACAGATGGTCATCAACTCGATGGGCGCCGAAAAAGAGAACAAGACCCTCGAAACCTTGCTGACGATGCCCGTCCGGCGGTCGACGATCGTCGCTGCCAAACTGATCGGCAGTGCCTCGATCGGACTGCTCGGCGCGGCACTGTACACCGTCTCGATCTACTATTACCAGTCGTCGTTCACCAACGGCGCGGCGAGTGCAGCGTTGAGTCTGGGACTCGTCGATTACGCTATCGTCGGCGTCTCGCTGTTCCTCTCGCTGGTCGGTGTCCTCGCGCTGGCACTCATCCTCGGCATTTTCGCCAGCGATCGCCAGGGTGCCCAGATGTTGCTGTTCCCGATCTCTATTCTGGCAGTCGTCCCGATGTTCGCGACGATGTTCACCGACGTCGCCCAGTTGTCCCTGCCGATCCGGGTGATTCTGCTTGCAATCCCCTTTACGCACCCCGCGATTGCGCCCAAACGACTCCTGCTCGATGACACCACGATGGTCTTTGGCGGGATCGTCTACGAGGCGATCTTCGCCGCAGGGATGATCTGGCTGGCGATACGCGTCTTCAACTCTGACCGACTCATCA